In the Holophagales bacterium genome, GCGCCCCGTCAAACCGAGCTGGTGATCACCGATGAACGCGTCCGCCTCAGATCGGTCCATGCCGCCGACGTCGGTGAGGAGTCCGTAGAAGGCATCAGGATTCGCCTGAGCCCAGTCGTACGTGACTCCGAACGTCTCGCCCTGAACTGACCGTTCATCGGAGATGACAATGCCGCCGCGAGCTGCAGACACCGCCAGCCCCCACGGGTCATATCGGCTATCCGATGCGACTTCTCGACAAGAGAAGCCGCAAGCCTGACGCGGCCAGAGGCTTAGAGACGCCGATGCGCCGACACGGAAGGGCGGGAGGAGCTCGAAACCCCCGACGCGAGTTTCTGGATAACTCGGCGGTGGACCTCGCAGAAGGTTGAGGTCGACGAGCGTCAGAGGACCGAGGTTGAAGTGCTCGGCGTCGGCGGCCGCGGTGTCGACGAGGACGACGTCGCCGAGGTCGAAGAGCGGCGGCTCAGCGGCTTCGATGTCAGGTGGCGCGCTCGCGTCGAGTCGCGCGGCGGGCGCGAGCGAAGCGAGCAGGCCGGCCGCGTCGGCTCTCGTCGCCGTCAGGGAGGCGTGTGGGTTCGACCCCCACGCGCTCGTGCGCGAGGCCTCGCCTGGCGGCGCCAGCAGCGCCGCCAGGCCCAGGAGCACGAAGAGCCGCGTGATCCTCACGCGGCCCATTCTGCAACTAAAGAAGGGAAGGCTTCAGTTCGCCCGGTCCGGCGCTTTCGCCGGCGGCAGGAGCAGCGCCGCCGGGTGCGTCGCGGTGTGGACCTGCTTGAGCTTCGTGATCGCTACGTGCGTGTAGATCTCCGTCGTCGTCAGCTTCACGTGCCCGAGGATGGCCTGGATCATCCGCACGTCCGCGCCGTTCTCGAGCATCAGGGTCGCCATCGCGTGCCGGAAGAGGTGACAGGAGCCTGTGCGAGCGACACCGGACGCCTTCACGTACCGGCTCACGTACAGGCTGAGCGTCTTCGGCGCGATCGGCTCACCCTCGCCAGCGAGAAAGATGAAGCCGCGGTCCGGCTCGATGACGAAGTCCGGCCGGGCCTCGCGAATGTACTTCGCGATCCACGCTCCGGCCCTCTCCCCGACCGGGACGACCCGGTCCCGTCGGCCCTTGCCCTGGCGGACGGTGATCGTCCCGCGTTCGGTGTCGACGTCTTGAATCTTCAGACCCGACAGCTCCGTGCGCCTTATCCCCGTCGAGTAGAAGGTCTCCAGGATGGCTCTGTCTCTCAGCCCCTGGGGCTTGCGGATGTCGGGCTGCGCCAGGATCGCCTCGGCCTCCGTGGCCGTCAGGACGTGCTTCGGGAGCCTCTTCTCCACCTTCGGCAGCTCGAGCTCGGAAGCGGGGTTGGAGAGGAGGTGGTTCTCGCGCGCGAGCCACTTGAAGTACTGCTTGATGAAGCTGAGCCGGTGGTGCTGCGTCGAGAGCGTCAGCGGGCTGCCGTCGGGCTTCTCCGTGTAGAAGAGCATCCGCTGGTAGCGCTCGATCATCGGCTTGGTGACGTCGCGGGGCTTCATGACGTCGCGCTCCTGGCTCCAGACGACAAAGTCGGAGATCGACCACTCGGCCGACAGGACCGTCCTCGGCGAGTAGCCCCTCACTTTCATGTGCTCGAGATGCGCCTTCAGAAGGACGACGAAGCCGCGCGGGTCGGTCGTGTCGCGGAAGGCAAAGACCCGCTTCCTCTTCGCCGCTGCGCGCCTTCGGGCCGGGCTCGTCACGGCCCTGCTCCTACGGGCTTCCCGCCGCCCGGCGCATCACGAGCCGCGGGTACGATGCGACGGAGGGCGGGCTCCCGAGTGGCGCAGGGATGGCGTCCGCGGCGATGAGGTCGCCGAAAACCGCATGGGCAGCGGCGTCGGAGCCATTCCGGGCACCCGCGAGAGGCCCGCGATCCCCCCGCGAAAGGGACCCGAAACCGCCCGCGAGGGTCTCCTCCTCGTCCGCGGAGGTCGTCTCTTCCCCCGCGGAGGTGACCGTCGTACCCGCGCCGATGAGGCCCGGGAGGAAGGGCCGGCCGTCCTTGCCCTCGCCGGCATAGAGCAGCTCATAGACAAAGCTCTGACCGCGCCCGCCGCGGTGGACGAGGACGTACTCGAGCGAGACGAGCCGCTGCACGTGCCGCCAGAGCTGGTCGTGGCTCCAGCCGGTGAAGAGCCTCAGGTCGCGAAGGGTGAAGCGGTGATCGCAGCGGGCCAGGCCGTGGGTCGTGCAGGCCGCCGAGACCATGTCGTCGAGATGCAGCAGGAGCCGCCGCGTCTGCGGCGGCAGCTCGTCGAGGCTCCGGCCGAGGACCTCGCCCGCGAGGCGGTTGGCGAGGGCGATGTCTTCCGCCGTCACCTCGACCCACTCCTTCGTCTGGCCCCTCCGCGTCTCGCTGTGGACGGGCCTCTGGTGCTGGAAGAGGAGGGCGATGGCGTCGATGAGGGCCAGGTACTTGGCGTGGTCGCGCCGGGTCCGCGTCTTCTCGTCGAGGAAGGTCAGCTCGTGGGCGTAGGGGTTGATGACGTGGAGGGGCCGCAGGAGCCGCTGTGCGTTCCGCTGCCGCCGCTTCACGTCCTCCCGCTCCTCCTCGGCCCAGAGGGCCGCGAGGCCCCGGCTCTCCCGCTGCCTCTGGTGGATGCGCCGGGTCTGTTCGCGGCTCTCGTCCACCGTCAGGACGAGGCAGCGGTTGAGGAGCTCCTCGTCGATCTCGATGGCCGTCGTCGTCAGGAAAATCATCACCGGCCCTTCGACGCGGTACTCCTGCGTGACGAGCCGTCCCGTCTGCGGGTCCTTGCCGGTGGAGGCGATCGAGAGCTCGCCCTCAGACTGAAGCAGCTTCAGGGCGTAGCCCGCCTTCTCCGCGCCTTCCTCCTCGGCGATGGCGAGGATCTTGTGCCGCAGGCTCTTCCCCTCGCCGAAGTAAAAGAGCGACTGCCCCGTCAGGGCCGAGTACTTCTCGCGCTCCTCCTCCGGGACGAAGCCGAGGACGGCCTCCATGAGGGCCGACTTCCCCGCCGCAGAGCTGGACTGGACGATGACCGCTAGAGGCTTCTCGAGCTTCCGAGAGACGGCTGCGAGATAGCCGGTGAGCTTGTTGGTGTCCTCGCCGACAAGGCCAATGGTCTCGAAGTCTTCGAGGATGCGGGTGAGGAGTCGTGGGTCTTTCAGAAAGGCGAGGGCCTCGGCCGTCTCCTCTTCGCTGAGGAGGACGGCCTTCTCCTTCGGCTCGAGCGTCTTGCGGATGCTCTCCTGCTGAAGCTCCTCGGCCCGGCGCAGGAGCTGACCGAGGTCGCGCTTGATCGTCTCTTCGATCAGGCCCAGCTCGTGTGCCGCCTGCTTCTCGAAGGCAGCGCGCTGCCTCGCTGAGTAGAGATCGAGGGTGTCGATGAAGAAGCCGGAGAGAGGCGACGGGGGCGCGAAGAGGGCCTCGGCCTCGGGGCCTTCGCGGGTGACGAGGACGTTGAGCTTCAGTACGCCCCAGGCGAGGTTCTTCTTGAGGCCACGGAGGCGGTAGCGACGGTCGCCGAGGGGGACGACGACTTCGTCGAGATCGGGGGTCGTCTGCGAGGCATCGCCCTGACGCTTCTTTTCTTTAGCTGCTAAAGGGGCCGGCTGCTCGTACGTGCTTACGACAGGGACGGGCGAGACGGGTGAGGTGGGCGAGACAGGGACCGGATCGGCCGGAGGCGGCGCAGCCGCCTCGGCTGGCGCCGCGGCAGCGGCGCACTCGGCCGCCGTAATCACGGGCTTCCCGTTCCCCATCCAGACGGCCGTCCGCAAAAGAAGTCCGAGAGCTTTCGCGGGCGGCTGGACCTTGAGCGCGTACTCGTTGGCGTCCATCCCTTTCGGAAACTGGACGCGCGAGCAGCCGATCCCTTCCGCGGTGAGCTTCTTCGCGAGGCTCTCCGCGGCCTTGTCGCCCGCATCGTCGCGGTCGTAGGCGATGAGGACGTGCTCGGTGCCGTACGCCTTGAAGGCCGCGAGGTGGTCGTGGGTGAAACCCTCGACGCCGTAGGAGGCCGTGACGTTGCGGAAACCCGCGCACCAGAAGGTGAGGGCGTCGATGAGCGCCTCGCAGAGGATGACTTCCTTCGAGGAGACGAGGGCTTCGACGTTGAAGACGCCGCGGTGCGGACCGGGGAGGTAGAGGTGCATCGGGGTGCCGAGGCGGAGATTGGAGAGGAGCTTGCGGCCGTAGGCGCCGAGGACCTCGCCCCCTTCGCCCAGGATCGGGACGACGAGTGAGCCGTTCAGGTGCTCGTGGCCGCTGTCGCGGAGGACCCCGAGTTTCTGGAGGCGCGTTCGGATCTCCTGGCCGGCCTTCCTGTTCATGGCGGGGAGGCGATAGCCGAGGGTGCGGTTGGCATAGCCGAGCTGGAAGCGGTCGATGACCTCGGGGTGCATGAGGCCGCGCTTCTCGAGATACCCGAGGGCATCGGGGCTCTCCTTCAGCGTCTGGTGGTAGTAGCCGATGACCTGGCCGAGGAGCTCGCGGTCGTCGGCGTCGAGGTCAACAGGGGGTGCGAGCTTCGGGACCGTGGAGCGCTGGGGCGGGCCATCGAGCGACGCCATCGTCGGGAAGAAGTCGGCCCGCAGGATCTCGACGGCGTGCCGGAAGCTCACCCCTTCGGCCTTCATCACCCAGTCGATCGGCGAGCCGCCCGTCTGGCACTCGCCGAGGCAGTGCCAGAGGTTCTTGGCCGGGGTGACGACGAGGGACGGCTCGCGGTCGTCGTGGAAGGGGCAGCGGCCGATCAGGTCGGCGCCGTGCCTCTTCAGCTCGACGCCCCGGGCCTCGGCCAAACGTTCGAGGCTGACCTCCTGCCGGACCCTCTGGAGCAGCTCGTCGGGGATGCGCGCCATGTCGTGGCTCCCTTCGTCGAAAACCCTGTTTCCGGGAGAGGGCGTCAAGAGGGTTGTTTCTCTCCTGATGCGTACTAGTAAACTACCCTTTATATGCGTATCATTCAAGGAGGATCGTGAGTCATGTCTACCCTCCTCCTCATGGAACGGACCCGGGACTCTGTTTCCTTCGGGCGCCGCCTGAAAGACGCCCGTCAGCGGCGGGGCCTCTCGCAGAAGGAGCTGGCGGGGATGATCGAGCTCCATCCTCGACAGGTCAGTAAGTACGAGATGGGCACGTCCTTCCCCACGGTCGCCAAGCTGCTCGAGCTGGTCCGCGCCCTCAGGGCCTCGCCCGAGGAGCTGTTCGCCGACGTCAGCGCCGCCCCGGAGATGCCGATCCGTAACGTGCGGCTCCTGGAGAGGTTCCGGGAGCTGGAGCAGATGCCCCGGCACGACCAGGAGACCGTCGTCGAGCTGATCGACGCGATGATCGCCAAGGGCAAGATCCGAAAGCTCGTCGGCTGAGGGCTCTCCTCCCTAGAATCGAGTCGGAATGAAGGCAAACGCCGCGACCGCCGCACGGCCGACACCTCTGGCGCTCCCACTGGAAGGGAGCCCTGCGGAAGAGGCCGCCCTTCTCGGCGGGCTGCACCTTGAGGAGCAGACGGCCGAGCGGCGACGGGAGCTGGGGCAGTACTTCACGCCGGTGCCCGTGGCCCGCTTCATGGCCCGGCTGGCCCGTCCGGGCCGCCGGGTCCGCCGCATCCTCGATCCGGGCGCGGGTTCCGGGGTGCTGGCGTGCGCGCTTCTGGAGGAGCTTCCCGACGGCGCCGGGCCGGTCCACGTGGACGCCTTCGAGGTGGACCACGGCCTGGCCCGGGTTTGCAACGGGGCGCTCTCTCGAGCTCAGGTATGGCTGGCGGCTCGCGGGATCGAGATGACGTTCAAGGTGCACGAGACAGACTTCGTCCGGGCGAATGCCTCGTGTCTGTCGACGTCGCTCTTCGAGAGCGCGACTCCCGACCCGTACGACGTGGCGATCCTGAATCCCCCCTACTTCAAGCTCTCCAAGGCCGACCCCCGCGCCCGCGCGGCCGCCGAGATCGTGCACGGGCAGCCGAATATCTACGCGCTGTTCCTGGCGATCACGGCGAGCTTGCTGGCCGAGAAGGGGGTGATGGTGAGCATCACGCCCCGCAGCTTCACGACGGGGGACTACTTCCGGAGCTTCCGCGAGCACCTCTTCTCACAGGTGACGCCCGAGACGGTGCACCTGTTCGATTCGCGCCAGGACGCGTTCTCCAAGGACGAGGTGCTTCAGGAGAATGTGATCGTCCGGGCCCGCAAGGCGAAGCCCGCGCCGGACGCCAGCGTGCAGGTGAGCACGAGCGCGGGGGTGTCGGACCTCGGGCGGCCGAGGACGCGGACGGTGCCGTTGGAGTCGGTGGTCGACCTGCGCTCGCGCGACTTCGTCCTGCACATCCCGACCGCGGAGACGGACGACGAGGTGCTTTCGTTCGTGCGCGCCTGGCCTCAGACGCTCGGGTCGCTCGGGCTGTCGGTCTCGACGGGGCCGGTGGTGGCGTTCCGGGCACGGGAGAGCCTGCTGTATGAGGCGGACGCCGCCGAGGAGGCGGTGCCGCTCCTGTGGCTTCAGCACGTGCAATCGATGGCGGTGCGCTGGCCGATCCCTGGCGTCCACAAGCCGCAGTTCTTCCGCGTGGAGCCGTCGACGCAGAAGCTCCTCCTGCCGAGCGATAACTACGTGGTGATGCGGAGGTTCTCGGCCAAGGAGGAAGCGCGTCGGCTGGTGGCCGCGCCGCTCTACGGACGCGAGCTCTCCGAAAGCACCCTCGCTCTGGAGAATCACCTCAATTACATCTACCGCCTGCGCGGGTCGCTGACGCGCGCCGAGGCGACGGGGCTTTCGGCAGTGATCGGAAGCGCCCTTCTCGATCGTTACTTCCGCGTCTCCAACGGCAACACGCAGGTGAATGCGACGGAGCTGCGCGCGCTGCCTCTCCCCGCTCTCCGTGAGATCACGGCGATCGGCGAGGAGCTGCTCGGCAGCCCCGACGCCGCCCGGCGCGCCGAAGACGTGATGACGCGGATCCTCCACGTGCCCGCGGTTCTGCGGGCCGAGATCGGACGGCATGGGTAAGCTCGAAGACGGTAAGAAGATCCTCAAGGCGCTCGGCCTTCCCCCTCAGCAGCAGACGGACATCGCCTCCTACACGCTCCTGGCCCTGGCCGGCATCGGCAAGAAGACGCCGTGGGCCTCGGCCGTTCAGCCGTCGCTGAAGATCCACGCGATCAAGGAGTGGGTCGGCGAGACGTACAGGAAGGTCTACGCAGAAAACACGCGGGAGACGTTCCGGAGGCAGGTGATCCACCAGCTCGAGCAGGCCCGCGTCGTCGATCGCAATCCCGACGATCCCACCCTGCCGGTCAACAGCCCCCGGACGCACTACGCCCTGACCGCGGATGCGCTGACGGTGGTGCGGGCGTTCGGGACGAGCACCTTCAAGGCCGAGGCCGAGAAGTTCGGGAAGAGCCACGGCGCCCTTCTCGAGCTGTACCGCGCCGCCCGCGTCGGGCAGAGGGTGGCTGTGGTCCTGTCCTCCGGCCAGGAGCTGACGCTCTCGCCCGGCGAGCACAACATGCTTCAGAAGGCGATTGTGGAGTCGTTCGCTCAGATCTTCGCCCCCGGGGCGCGCCTGCTCTATCTCGGCGACACGGCCGAGAAGGACCTCCACGTGGACGCCGGGGCTCTCGAAGCGCTGAAGATCCCCGTGACGAAACACGGCAAGCTCCCCGACGTCGTCCTGCACATGCCGGAGAAGGGCTGGCTCCTCCTGATCGAAGCGGTGACATCGCACGGACCCGTCTCCCCGAAACGGAAGAAGGAGCTCGAGCTCGTGATGAAGGACTGCCCTCTCCCGCGCGTCTACGTCAGCGCCTTCCCCGATCGGGACGAGTACCGCCGCCACATGGCCGACATCGCCTGGGAGACCGAGGTCTGGCTCGCCGACAGCCCCTCTCACATGATCCATTACAACGGCGAGAAGTTCCTCGGACCTCACGCGCCTCACTGAGACGTGGCGCGACGACCTGCGGCTTCCGCCACGGACAGCATGGCCCCCGGCTCGCACGATTCCATACCCGAGAGGATGCGATGAGCCTTCGCTACGAGAGCTCCCCCAGGACGGTCCAGGACGTCATCCACCTCTACGAGAAGGGCCGGCTCAATCTCTCGCCGGGGTTTCAGCGGGACTCGGTCTGGACGGACAGCGACCGGCAGAAGCTGATCGAGAGCATCCTGCGCGGCTACCCTCTTCCCTCCGTCTTTTTCTACAGGCGCGAGACCGACGGCCAGATCTACTTCGACGTCATCGACGGCAAGCAGCGGATCGAGACGATCCTGAGGTTCACGGGCCGGATCCGCGGAAACCGCTTCGCTACGAAGAAGATCCAGCTGCCTGGCGAGGACGAGAAGGACTGGGTCGACTGGGACAAGCTCAAGCGTCGCCGGCAGCAGCACAAGATCGAGGGCTACACGCTCCTGACGATCCAGGTCGACGGCGAGCTGTCCGAGGTGATCGACCTGTTCGTGAAGATCAACTCGACCGGCAAGGCCCTCTCCGCCGCCGAGAAGCGGAAGGCGAAGTTCTACGACGACGACTTCCTCAAGGAGGCCGCCCGCCTGGCGCGGAGGTTCGAGGGGTACTTCAAGGCTCAGCGCATCCTGAGCGCCGGCCAGATCCTCCGCATGAAGGACGTCGAGCTGATGTGCGAGCTGATGCTCTCCATCAGCAAGGGTGACGTGATCAATAAGAAGGCCGCCCTGGACCGTGTCATGCAGTCCGGGAGCATGACGGCCCACCAGCTCGAGAAGGCCTCCCGACTGACGGTGAGCGCTCTCAACCGCGTCCG is a window encoding:
- the xerC gene encoding site-specific tyrosine recombinase XerC, with translation MTSPARRRAAAKRKRVFAFRDTTDPRGFVVLLKAHLEHMKVRGYSPRTVLSAEWSISDFVVWSQERDVMKPRDVTKPMIERYQRMLFYTEKPDGSPLTLSTQHHRLSFIKQYFKWLARENHLLSNPASELELPKVEKRLPKHVLTATEAEAILAQPDIRKPQGLRDRAILETFYSTGIRRTELSGLKIQDVDTERGTITVRQGKGRRDRVVPVGERAGAWIAKYIREARPDFVIEPDRGFIFLAGEGEPIAPKTLSLYVSRYVKASGVARTGSCHLFRHAMATLMLENGADVRMIQAILGHVKLTTTEIYTHVAITKLKQVHTATHPAALLLPPAKAPDRAN
- a CDS encoding DUF262 domain-containing protein: MSLRYESSPRTVQDVIHLYEKGRLNLSPGFQRDSVWTDSDRQKLIESILRGYPLPSVFFYRRETDGQIYFDVIDGKQRIETILRFTGRIRGNRFATKKIQLPGEDEKDWVDWDKLKRRRQQHKIEGYTLLTIQVDGELSEVIDLFVKINSTGKALSAAEKRKAKFYDDDFLKEAARLARRFEGYFKAQRILSAGQILRMKDVELMCELMLSISKGDVINKKAALDRVMQSGSMTAHQLEKASRLTVSALNRVRRLFPDLGRTRFSKISDFYSLAVLVARLESEGLILTDRRRNRLAWDLLVSFSNGVDTVRERQRRAEGAGPGEELYREYLLTVLEGTDEITKRQKREEILRGLLGSLFERTDERRLFSSEQRRILFNSATDRKCTAKGCGRRLGWDDFTADHVRPFSKGGRTVLSNAALLCRKHNSAKGNRRSERRR
- a CDS encoding Eco57I restriction-modification methylase domain-containing protein — translated: MKANAATAARPTPLALPLEGSPAEEAALLGGLHLEEQTAERRRELGQYFTPVPVARFMARLARPGRRVRRILDPGAGSGVLACALLEELPDGAGPVHVDAFEVDHGLARVCNGALSRAQVWLAARGIEMTFKVHETDFVRANASCLSTSLFESATPDPYDVAILNPPYFKLSKADPRARAAAEIVHGQPNIYALFLAITASLLAEKGVMVSITPRSFTTGDYFRSFREHLFSQVTPETVHLFDSRQDAFSKDEVLQENVIVRARKAKPAPDASVQVSTSAGVSDLGRPRTRTVPLESVVDLRSRDFVLHIPTAETDDEVLSFVRAWPQTLGSLGLSVSTGPVVAFRARESLLYEADAAEEAVPLLWLQHVQSMAVRWPIPGVHKPQFFRVEPSTQKLLLPSDNYVVMRRFSAKEEARRLVAAPLYGRELSESTLALENHLNYIYRLRGSLTRAEATGLSAVIGSALLDRYFRVSNGNTQVNATELRALPLPALREITAIGEELLGSPDAARRAEDVMTRILHVPAVLRAEIGRHG
- a CDS encoding toprim domain-containing protein, producing MARIPDELLQRVRQEVSLERLAEARGVELKRHGADLIGRCPFHDDREPSLVVTPAKNLWHCLGECQTGGSPIDWVMKAEGVSFRHAVEILRADFFPTMASLDGPPQRSTVPKLAPPVDLDADDRELLGQVIGYYHQTLKESPDALGYLEKRGLMHPEVIDRFQLGYANRTLGYRLPAMNRKAGQEIRTRLQKLGVLRDSGHEHLNGSLVVPILGEGGEVLGAYGRKLLSNLRLGTPMHLYLPGPHRGVFNVEALVSSKEVILCEALIDALTFWCAGFRNVTASYGVEGFTHDHLAAFKAYGTEHVLIAYDRDDAGDKAAESLAKKLTAEGIGCSRVQFPKGMDANEYALKVQPPAKALGLLLRTAVWMGNGKPVITAAECAAAAAPAEAAAPPPADPVPVSPTSPVSPVPVVSTYEQPAPLAAKEKKRQGDASQTTPDLDEVVVPLGDRRYRLRGLKKNLAWGVLKLNVLVTREGPEAEALFAPPSPLSGFFIDTLDLYSARQRAAFEKQAAHELGLIEETIKRDLGQLLRRAEELQQESIRKTLEPKEKAVLLSEEETAEALAFLKDPRLLTRILEDFETIGLVGEDTNKLTGYLAAVSRKLEKPLAVIVQSSSAAGKSALMEAVLGFVPEEEREKYSALTGQSLFYFGEGKSLRHKILAIAEEEGAEKAGYALKLLQSEGELSIASTGKDPQTGRLVTQEYRVEGPVMIFLTTTAIEIDEELLNRCLVLTVDESREQTRRIHQRQRESRGLAALWAEEEREDVKRRQRNAQRLLRPLHVINPYAHELTFLDEKTRTRRDHAKYLALIDAIALLFQHQRPVHSETRRGQTKEWVEVTAEDIALANRLAGEVLGRSLDELPPQTRRLLLHLDDMVSAACTTHGLARCDHRFTLRDLRLFTGWSHDQLWRHVQRLVSLEYVLVHRGGRGQSFVYELLYAGEGKDGRPFLPGLIGAGTTVTSAGEETTSADEEETLAGGFGSLSRGDRGPLAGARNGSDAAAHAVFGDLIAADAIPAPLGSPPSVASYPRLVMRRAAGSP
- a CDS encoding helix-turn-helix transcriptional regulator — protein: MSTLLLMERTRDSVSFGRRLKDARQRRGLSQKELAGMIELHPRQVSKYEMGTSFPTVAKLLELVRALRASPEELFADVSAAPEMPIRNVRLLERFRELEQMPRHDQETVVELIDAMIAKGKIRKLVG
- a CDS encoding restriction endonuclease, which codes for MGKLEDGKKILKALGLPPQQQTDIASYTLLALAGIGKKTPWASAVQPSLKIHAIKEWVGETYRKVYAENTRETFRRQVIHQLEQARVVDRNPDDPTLPVNSPRTHYALTADALTVVRAFGTSTFKAEAEKFGKSHGALLELYRAARVGQRVAVVLSSGQELTLSPGEHNMLQKAIVESFAQIFAPGARLLYLGDTAEKDLHVDAGALEALKIPVTKHGKLPDVVLHMPEKGWLLLIEAVTSHGPVSPKRKKELELVMKDCPLPRVYVSAFPDRDEYRRHMADIAWETEVWLADSPSHMIHYNGEKFLGPHAPH